CGGCTCGTCTGCCTCCAGTCAGGCTGGATTGGATCTGGCCTTTCAGGTCGGTCAAGGGATAGCGAACGCTGGGGCAGTGTTAGTGACAGGGGGGCTGGGCGGGGTTATGGAATCCGCGTCAAGAGGTTGTGCCGAGGCCGGCGGTCTGGTGCTCGGCATTCTGCCCAGTGTCGATTCCGACACGGCGAACCCCTATGTTGATATTACAATCCCAAGCGGCATGGGACACGCGCGCAATATTCTGGTGGCACAGACGGCCCAGGCTTTGATTGCGATCGAAGGCTCACTTGGGACTCTGTCGGAAATTGCGATCGGCTTAAAAATCGGGCGAGCGGTTTTTCTGCTCGGATCAGAGCTGCGGGTCGAGGGCGCCGTTCCGGTGGAGACCGCACATATGGCGGTGAACGCAGCGCTACGGGCGCTGGAGGAGGGTTCGAATGACAGATGAGACCGTTGTCTCTACCGAAACGCCCCGCTGTTGCGGTAGTTCGGTTGTTGAGAAGCTGATCGACTGGATTCGTGGCAAGGGACGCATCCTGATCGTCACCCATGATAATCCCGACCCCGATGCCCTGGCAGCCGCTGTCGCCTTGCGTCATCTGCTTCTGATGAGAACGGGTGAGAAAGCAGTGGTCGCCTTTGGCGGGGTGATCGAACGCAGTGAAAATCGTATGATGGTCGATGCCCTTGAGCTTGATGTGGTACCGATTTCTGAACTGAATTTTGATGATTTCGGGGTGACCTGCATGGTTGATACCCAGCCTGGCACCGGAAATAATTCTTATCCTGAAAATCGCCCTCTGCATCTATTGATAGATCATCATCCGCCGCTTCGCAATTACTCTGATATTTATTGGGTCGATGTGCGGCCTGAATATGGGGCATCGGCCACCATTCTATTCGAATATCTGCGCGCTCAGGGTCTCTCGATCGCTACGCGATTGGCAACCTGCCTTTTTTATGCGCTGAAATCCGAAACTCAAGATCTGGGGCGCGAATGGTCTAAAGCTGATCGCGAGGCTTATCTTTATCTGTTGCCGCTGGCGAATAATCAGATTCTTTACCGTTTGACCCATCCCCCTGTATCGAGCACCTACTATTCGACTTTTCACCGCGCGATAGAGAACGCCACGGTGTACGGCAAGGTGCTTGTTTTCAATCTTTTTCATGTGGAGAACCCCGATCTTGTCGCTGAATTGGCCGATTTTCTGTTACGCCAGAAGGATGTCTGCTATGTCTTGGGGCTCGGCTGTTATAAGGGAGATGAGCTGTTGTCGGTTCGTACTACCAAACCGGAAGCTCGGCTCGGCTCGGTGATTCGGGAGATGATCGCAGGGATGGGGACCGCCGGCGGTCACGGCATGATGGCGGGCGGGCAGATACGTGGAGTCGCAGAAGATAAAAGCTCGCAGCAAGAG
Above is a genomic segment from Geopsychrobacter electrodiphilus DSM 16401 containing:
- a CDS encoding TIGR00725 family protein — encoded protein: MKIKPRIIGVIGSSASSQAGLDLAFQVGQGIANAGAVLVTGGLGGVMESASRGCAEAGGLVLGILPSVDSDTANPYVDITIPSGMGHARNILVAQTAQALIAIEGSLGTLSEIAIGLKIGRAVFLLGSELRVEGAVPVETAHMAVNAALRALEEGSNDR
- a CDS encoding DHH family phosphoesterase — encoded protein: MTDETVVSTETPRCCGSSVVEKLIDWIRGKGRILIVTHDNPDPDALAAAVALRHLLLMRTGEKAVVAFGGVIERSENRMMVDALELDVVPISELNFDDFGVTCMVDTQPGTGNNSYPENRPLHLLIDHHPPLRNYSDIYWVDVRPEYGASATILFEYLRAQGLSIATRLATCLFYALKSETQDLGREWSKADREAYLYLLPLANNQILYRLTHPPVSSTYYSTFHRAIENATVYGKVLVFNLFHVENPDLVAELADFLLRQKDVCYVLGLGCYKGDELLSVRTTKPEARLGSVIREMIAGMGTAGGHGMMAGGQIRGVAEDKSSQQELEHLLTRRYIKALGLQPEPGIALLETKP